CCAACAATCATTATCAAACGCTTCGACAGGATTGTCCTCCATAATTCAATCGTGAGAGTTCACCAAGAGGACATGTGTCAATCTTTATCCCGTGCCCCGGATAACAAATATCAAAATGAAGGAGGCCCTGCAGCCAGCGAAATATTTGAGCTAATTCGAGAGAAATCAAGTAAGCCTCTGGAAGATGTTACTCGTTTTTTAGACGCTATGATTTATCATTGGTTTATCGGAGGAACTGATGCCCATGCCAAAAACTTTGGATTCCTCATAGCCGGGGATAATCAAGTCCGATTGGCACCTCTTTATGATACAGCTTCATCACTCCCCTACCCGATAGACACTCCCATTCAAAAAGCTAAACTGGCGATGAAAATAGGTGGACGCTATCACCTTAATGAAATAGGTAAAGAGCAGTGGGAGAAAGCTTCTTCGGAATGGAATATTTCACCGGATGAAATAATTGAGAGAATAACAGCGCTAGCCAAAAAAATACCAAATGAGATTGCCCCGAAAAATGGAGACCCGTTGTGCTTAGGTTATAATTT
The Verrucomicrobiota bacterium genome window above contains:
- a CDS encoding HipA domain-containing protein; translated protein: MGDQGHFSLAGAQPKTGLYRDPESGRWGVPYRKTPTTHILKPDTGQFANYDLNEHFCLKLANKLDLKAADSELQIIGDIPTIIIKRFDRIVLHNSIVRVHQEDMCQSLSRAPDNKYQNEGGPAASEIFELIREKSSKPLEDVTRFLDAMIYHWFIGGTDAHAKNFGFLIAGDNQVRLAPLYDTASSLPYPIDTPIQKAKLAMKIGGRYHLNEIGKEQWEKASSEWNISPDEIIERITALAKKIPNEIAPKNGDPLCLGYN